In the Wyeomyia smithii strain HCP4-BCI-WySm-NY-G18 chromosome 2, ASM2978416v1, whole genome shotgun sequence genome, one interval contains:
- the LOC129720442 gene encoding pickpocket protein 28-like, whose amino-acid sequence MKRCRANSVRAETKKLLLEYCSNSSVHGVRYFGCSERTWCEKIWWIIVFVLSIVSCTFLINKIYRKWDETPVIVSFAEKTTPVWQIPFPAVTICSQTKVQSRHLNFAHDFEQHYEFFKQGYSDVNVTSNYLAMFQLCEVSFFSTFLRPFYLPNKTSPHSYGTLIRNMSIPMFDSITFCTIHSTRVPCALMYSTSMTEEGICATFNSLAADDLLRTEIIQQEDPYLSEDHESPYWTLEQGYSPKANLDSYPHRSVGAGYAAGISLILQIEDENLEYICSGPVQGFKILLHSPADYPQISKKFVHVPMNQDVTIAVKPQMTTTTRSLESYTPERRQCFFNHERYLQFFRVYTQDNCELECLTNYTLQYCGCVRFSMPRTNLTAVCESNQISCMLNAEKQLLEMDVVKDKNNQTKNFRANCNCLVACTSTQYDAEITQTDFNWINWLKAFKIPTNETVGYQIARLSIYFKEAQFMTAKRSELYGLTDFLANCGGLLGLCMGVSLLSLVELFYFCSIRPFMLWRKPKPRRRQLADTLPTIKLLSIATKRD is encoded by the exons ATGAAACGCTGCCGAGCGAATTCCGTCCGAGCCGAAACGAAAAAGCTTCTGCTAGAATATTGTTCGAACAGTTCTGTGCACGGTGTGCGCTATTTTGGTTGCAGTGAACGCACCTGGTGTGAAAAAATCTGGTGGATTATAGTTTTTGTGCTGTCGATCGTGAGTTGCACTTTTTTGATCAATAAAATATACCGAAAATGGGATGAAACGCCAGTGATTGTGAGTTTCGCTGAAAAAACGACCCCGGTATGGCAGATTCCGTTCCCGGCCGTAACTATTTGTTCGCAGACTAAAGTTCAAAGTCGCCACCTAAACTTCGCGCATGATTTTGAGCAGCACTATGAATTTTTCAAGCAAGGCTACTCGGACGTCAATGT CACGAGTAACTACCTAGCTATGTTCCAGTTATGCGAAGTATCCTTTTTTTCTACCTTCTTGCGACCATTCTACCTACCGAACAAAACCAGCCCTCATAGTTATGGGACTCTAATTAGAAATATGTCTATACCAATGTTTGATTCGATAACGTTTTGCACTATTCATAGTACCCGCGTACCATGTGCGCTTATGTATTCAACCTCCATGACAGAGGAAGGAATATGTGCTACGTTTAACAGTTTAGCGGCAGACGATTTACTCCGCACAGAAATAATACAACAAGAAGACCCTTATCTATCTGAAGACCACGAGTCACCCTACTGGACTCTAGAGCAAGGATATTCCCCGAAAGCTAACCTCGATTCCTATCCGCACCGATCGGTTGGTGCTGGCTACGCGGCCGGTATATCACTAATACTTCAGATCGAGGACGAAAATCTAGAATACATTTGCAGTGGACCTGTGCAAGGATTTAAGATTCTGCTGCATTCACCTGCTGATTATCCCCAGATATCGAAAAAATTCGTACACGTACCAATGAACCAGGACGTAACGATTGCTGTGAAACCACAAATGACAACTACCACACGTAGTTTGGAAAGCTACACTCCGGAACGACGACAGTGTTTCTTCAATCACGAACGCTATCTGCAGTTCTTCCGAGTCTACACCCAGGACAACTGCGAGCTGGAATGCTTAACTAACTACACACTGCAGTATTGCGGTTGTGTTCGATTCTCAATGCCCCGAACTAATCTTACCGCTGTATGTGAATCCAACCAGATTAGTTGCATGTTAAACGCCGAGaagcaactgctcgaaatggaCGTCGTGAAGGATAAAAACAACCAAACCAAGAACTTTCGAGCAAACTGTAATTGCCTAGTGGCGTGCACTTCAACACAATACGATGCAGAAATTACGCAAACCGATTTCAATTGGATCAACTGGTTGAAGGCTTTCAAAATACCAACGAACGAAACTGTGGG ATACCAAATCGCCAGACTCTCGATCTACTTCAAGGAAGCCCAGTTCATGACGGCGAAGCGCAGTGAGCTATACGGATTAACGGACTTCCTAGCAAACTGTGGAGGTCTGCTGGGTCTCTGCATGGGTGTCAGTTTACTTAGCTTGGTAGAGCTTTTTTACTTCTGCTCAATTCGACCGTTCATGCTGTGGAGAAAGCCAAAACCTCGAAGAAGACAACTCGCAGACACTCTCCCGACGATTAAGCTGCTGTCGATAGCCACTAAACGTGACTGA
- the LOC129720443 gene encoding uncharacterized protein LOC129720443, with the protein MTLFDPLGLLATFLIHGKILVQDLWREGIGWDEEVGENPFRDWCRWIKMFDFITDVRIPRCYFPDASVQTYNQAELHVFVDASLLAYACALYLRTTNSNGTPQCTLIAAKAKVAPLKPMTIPKLELQGCVLGTRLAKFVESNHSVTIGRKILWTDSSVALSWIRADPRNYRQFVANRVGEIQESTTGDEWRWVPSESNPADEATKWGTGPYFGNSLWYNGPEFLRCSENKWPRAADDVVNTTEEIRSSILFHKAWQPVIEYRRFFKWERLLRSVAYALRFLYIYLKKGKRHGHLTQPELEAAEIEILRQVQMESYPDEVATLRKNQKLPKDKQEPIEKSNLIYQLRPMLDEQGILRQNSRIATAKHINYNVRCPIILPRKHYCTGLLVEKYHRTYHHANAKTVVNEVRQLFVIPKLRTLVREVGRNCQWCKVRRAQPAVPPMAPLPFARLTVYDRPFSYVGLDYFGPLLIKQNRSTVKRWVALFTCLTVRAVHLEVAHSLTTASCISCIRRFVNRRGSPVEIFSDNATNFHGAERILREQINRECAMMFTSSKTKLSFIPPSAPHMGGAWERLVRSVKETMSEAYVEGKLNDEELHILIVEAEGIVNSRPLTYLPLDSAESEALTPNHFLLGSSSGAKQPNNNINHSNNTSRESWDQIKGQLDCYWKRWLKEYLPVIRKQTKWFENSRRVEVRDVVLIADEGKRDAWTRGRVIDVITAPDGHVRQATSSRFRLVLA; encoded by the exons ATGACGCTCTTCGACCCTTTAGGATTGTTGGCAACTTTCCTAATCCATGGAAAGATTCTTGTGCAGGATTTATGGCGTGAGGGAATCGGATGGGATGAGGAGGTTGGTGAAAATCCGTTCAGAGACTGGTGCAGATGGATCAAGATGTTCGACTTTATAACGGATGTTCGAATTCCTCGCTGTTATTTTCCTGATGCATCGGTACAAACCTACAATCAGGCTGAACTTCATGTTTTTGTTGATGCGAGTCTTCTCGCGTATGCTTGTGCCTTATATCTGCGAACGACTAATAGCAACGGTACGCCTCAGTGCACGTTAATCGCGGCAAAGGCAAAAGTCGCACCGCTCAAACCTATGACGATACCGAAATTGGAACTACAAGGCTGTGTATTGGGAACCAGATTGGCGAAATTCGTCGAGAGCAACCACTCGGTCACTATTGGCAGGAAAATTTTGTGGACAGATAGCTCAGTCGCCCTTTCGTGGATTCGGGCTGATCCTAGAAACTACAGACAGTTCGTAGCGAATCGGGTTGGCGAAATCCAAGAGTCAACAACCGGTGACGAATGGAGATGGGTCCCCTCTGAATCAAACCCTGCCGACGAAGCTACAAAGTGGGGGACTGGACCATACTTCGGCAATAGTTTATGGTACAATGGACCAGAGTTTTTACGCTGCTCCGAGAATAAATGGCCGCGTGCCGCTGATGACGTTGTGAATACCACCGAAGAAATTAGATCATCCATTCTTTTTCATAAAGCCTGGCAGCCAGTGATTGAATACCGTCGTTTTTTCAAATGGGAGAGGCTTCTGCGGAGTGTCGCCTATGCGCTCCGATTTTTGTATATTTATCTAAAAAAGGGGAAAAGACACGGCCATCTGACGCAGCCGGAACTGGAAGCGGCCGAAATTGAAATATTAAGGCAAGTTCAAATGGAATCTTACCCAGATGAAGTGGCCACtctgagaaaaaatcaaaagCTACCAAAGGATAAACAGGAGCCAATCGAGAAGTCGAACTTGATTTATCAGCTTAGACCGATGTTAGATGAACAGGGAATACTGCGGCAAAATAGTCGAATTGCGACAGCAAAGCATATAAACTATAACGTACGCTGTCCGATAATTTTACCACGAAAACATTACTGTACAGGACTACTTGTGGAGAAATACCATCGCACCTACCATCACGCGAACGCGAAAACTGTCGTGAACGAAGTGCGTCAATTGTTTGTCATTCCGAAGCTCCGAACGCTGGTAAGAGAAGTTGGACGAAATTGCCAGTGGTGTAAAGTGCGCCGAGCGCAGCCTGCAGTTCCGCCAATGGCACCGTTGCCATTTGCCCGCCTGACTGTATACGACCGACCGTTCAGTTACGTCGGACTGGATTACTTTGGCCCACTGTTGataaaacaaaaccgttctACTGTTAAAAGATGGGTTGCGCTCTTCACGTGCTTAACGGTTCGGGCAGTGCATCTCGAAGTAGCGCACAGTCTTACGACTGCATCGTGTATTTCCTGCATACGTCGTTTCGTTAACCGCCGGGGTTCACCTGTAGAAATATTTAGTGACAATGCTACCAATTTCCATGGGGCTGAACGAATACTCCGTGAGCAAATCAATCGAGAATGTGCGATGATGTTTACTAGCTCTAAAACGAAGTTGAGCTTCATCCCCCCTAGTGCACCACATATGGGTGGCGCATGGGAGCGCCTAGTTCGCTCAGTAAAGGAGACAATGTCAGAAGCATATGTCGAAGGGAAACTGAACGATGAAGAATTGCATATCTTGATCGTAGAGGCAGAGGGCATCGTAAATAGCAGACCACTAACTTACCTACCACTCGATTCCGCGGAATCCGAAGCTCTCACCCCTAATCACTTTTTATTGGGTAGCTCGAGTGGAGCTAAGCAACCGAACAATAACATCAACCACTCAAACAATACTTCTCGCGAGTCGTGGgatcaaataaaaggtcaacTGGATTGCTACTGGAAGCGTTGGCTAAAGGAATACTTGCCAGTGATCAGGAAACAAACTAAGTGGTTCGAGAACTCTCGACGTGTCGAAGTTCGGGATGTTGTATTGATAGCCGACGAAGGCAAACGGGATGCATGGACACGCGGACGTGTCATTGACGTCATCACTGCACCAGATGGTCACGTTCGCCAGGCTACA TCTTCGCggttccggttggtgctggcttag